One part of the Segnochrobactrum spirostomi genome encodes these proteins:
- a CDS encoding Cof-type HAD-IIB family hydrolase, which translates to MTHAMPETAAKRAPATRISLFVSDVDGTLVTPEKVLSPATVEAAHKLKAAGVALAIVSSRPPRGMVRQAAELGLELFGGFNGSSIVRPDLTVVEQTFVPEKAAAAAIDALERHGADVWVFTDREWYVTNPDNPHVAREVRTVGFDPIVVESFEGALERVGKIVGVSDDHDALAHEEGKLQALLGHNALAKRSQVYYLDVTPPHMDKGHAVKSFAAHFGVPLEEVAVIGDMANDLPMFATGHLAIAMGNALPEIQAKADFVTTSNKDDGFAHAVEEFILPRAGAR; encoded by the coding sequence GTGACCCACGCGATGCCCGAGACGGCCGCCAAGCGCGCGCCGGCGACCCGCATTTCCCTGTTCGTCTCCGATGTCGACGGCACGTTGGTGACGCCGGAGAAGGTGCTGAGCCCGGCGACCGTCGAGGCGGCGCACAAGCTCAAGGCGGCCGGCGTGGCGCTCGCCATCGTGTCGAGCCGCCCGCCGCGCGGCATGGTGCGTCAGGCGGCGGAACTCGGGCTCGAATTGTTCGGCGGCTTCAACGGCTCGAGCATCGTCCGTCCCGATCTCACGGTCGTCGAGCAGACCTTCGTGCCGGAGAAGGCCGCCGCGGCGGCGATCGACGCCCTCGAGCGGCACGGCGCCGACGTCTGGGTGTTCACCGACCGCGAATGGTACGTGACGAACCCGGACAATCCCCACGTCGCCCGCGAGGTCCGCACCGTCGGCTTCGATCCCATCGTGGTGGAGAGCTTCGAAGGCGCGCTCGAGCGGGTCGGCAAGATCGTGGGTGTCTCCGACGATCACGATGCGCTGGCGCACGAGGAGGGCAAGCTGCAGGCGTTGCTCGGCCACAACGCGCTCGCCAAGCGCTCCCAGGTCTACTATCTCGACGTGACGCCGCCGCACATGGACAAGGGCCATGCGGTCAAGAGCTTCGCCGCCCATTTCGGCGTGCCGCTCGAAGAGGTCGCGGTGATCGGCGACATGGCGAACGATCTGCCGATGTTCGCGACCGGACATCTCGCCATCGCCATGGGCAACGCGTTGCCCGAGATCCAGGCCAAGGCCGACTTCGTCACGACCTCGAACAAGGACGACGGCTTCGCCCACGCGGTGGAAGAGTTCATCCTGCCCCGGGCGGGGGCGAGATGA